A region of Carassius auratus strain Wakin chromosome 11, ASM336829v1, whole genome shotgun sequence DNA encodes the following proteins:
- the LOC113110944 gene encoding inter-alpha-trypsin inhibitor heavy chain H3-like isoform X7, translating to MMDRAALQVILLGMFLMSATSDPVKKKKNVDIYSFYINSTVTSRYATTVITSRVANTLNESQEIQFEVKIPKNAFISKFRMTIEGKTYDGVVKEKEAAQQQYNQAVSRGQSAGLVKSVGRTLEDFKTSVTVSAFSKVTFELTYEELLKRRLGKYELLINAQPMQPVADFKIDVHIQEKPGISFLEVKGDLSTGDLANAIKTTRADKDFQVWVTFYPTQDQQTKCKSCGENGLNGDLLITYDVERQNPKGEIMVSKGYFVHYFAPSDVPRISKNVVFIIDRSGSMSGRKIKQTRLALLKILSDLDEDDHFGLITFDSEVSLWKRELLRATEANLENAKSFVKEIRDRGATDINAAVLAGVDMINRHPREGTASILILLTDGDPTTGETNIEKIMSNVKKAIGNKFPLYCLGFGYDVNFDFLTKMSLENSGVARRIYEDSDADLQLQGFYEEVAVPLLTDIQLKYPGGTNLTKTSFSLYFNGSEIVVSGQITDNSVESFTTEVIAVSKGSNVTYQDTIMTKDPSDVPPENENFMQRLWAYLTVKQLLDRQVLLKGQEKEDEKKEALKLSLKYQFVTTLTSMVVTKPQEGEVEVANKPKEGKGGDGYTADVDSDDDDSAFASFSVINHHPAQRAFLLHSDAMDYSDAMDYSVMIHHPLPTYGSPTIHTTTPPAVQVHSNRFLLPVVGQSKPLCFDVPLPHKLRLLQDSASEFSMNGESLSENHGFHQIAIHYKTNHHLIISTKSISYHNGQDKVEILWGQELTQHNTDGVSLVVLENEMNVTMGNIGVVIISHKKDGVKFLWPAIWEHPKDVNLTGVLGKSDISYVKTEGSQTPTLKMKDKEVKTYLETVSDYRFHSTPVQECWLVPFQAVMEAEISDFTVTQL from the exons ATGATGGATCGAGCAGCTCTCCAGGTGATTCTCTTGGGCATGTTTCTCATGTCAGCCACTTCAGACCCTGTTAAGAAG aaaaaaaatgtggaTATATACAGCTTCTACATTAACTCCACGGTCACCAGTCGCTACGCCACAACAGTCATCACGAGCCGTGTTGCGAACACACTGAATGAATCTCAAGAGATCCAGTTTGAGGTCAAGATTCCCAAGAATGCCTTCATCAGCAAATTCAGAAT GACCATTGAGGGAAAAACATATGATGGGGTTGTGAAGGAAAAAGAAGCAGCTCAGCAGCAATACAATCAAGCAGTATCTCGAGGACAAAGTGCTGGACTGGTCaa ATCTGTTGGAAGGACTTTAGAGGACTTTAAAACCTCAGTGACAGTGTCTGCTTTTAGTAAAGTGACCTTTGAGTTGACCTACGAGGAACTGCTAAAGCGTCGCCTCGGAAAATATGAGCTACTCATCAATGCCCAACCAATGCAGCCGGTGGCTGACTTCAAG ATAGATGTACACATCCAAGAGAAACCAGGAATTTCCTTCTTGGAGGTGAAAGGAGATTTGAGCACCGGTGATCTGGCCAATGCCATCAAAACCACCAGAGCAGACAAAGAC TTTCAGGTATGGGTGACCTTCTACCCCACACAAGATCAACAGACCAAGTGTAAAAGCTGTGGAGAAAATGGGCTGAACGGTGACCTGCTCATAACATACGATGTGGAGAGACAAAATCCCAAAGGAGAAATCatg GTATCAAAAGGCTATTTCGTCCACTACTTTGCTCCATCTGATGTTCCACGTATTTCCAAAAATGTGGTGTTTATCATCGACCGGAGTGGTTCTATGAGCGGCCGAAAaataaaacag ACTCGATTGGCACTGCTAAAGATTTTAAGTGATCTTGATGAGGATGACCACTTTGGATTGATCACCTTTGACAGTGAAGTTAGCTTATGGAAGCGTGAGCTCCTCAGAGCTACTGAGGCAAATCTGGAGAATGCAAAATCTTTTGTGAAGGAGATCAGAGATAGAGGAG CCACGGACATAAACGCTGCAGTTCTAGCAGGAGTGGACATGATCAATCGACATCCACGAGAGGGAACAGCCTCCATCCTGATCCTGCTGACTGATGGAGATCCCACTACAG gtGAAACCAACATAGAGAAGATAATGTCCAATGTGAAAAAGGCCATTGGCAATAAATTTCCCCTCTATTGTCTTGGTTTTGGATATGATGTTAACTTTGACTTCCTGACAAAGATGTCACTGGAAAATAGTGGAGTTGCTCGCAGGATTTATGAAGATTCAGACGCTGATCTACAGCTGCAG GGCTTCTATGAAGAAGTTGCCGTCCCTCTCCTCACTGATATTCAACTTAAATACCCAGGAGGGACAAACCTTACCAAGACCAGCTTTAGTTTGTACTTCAATGGCTCTGAGATTGTGGTGTCAGGACAAATAACAGACAACAGTGTGGAGAGTTTCACCACTGAAGTCATCGCagtatca AAAGGCAGTaatgtgacatatcaggacactaTAATGACAAAAGACCCCAGTGATGTCCCACCTGAGAATGAAAATTTCATGCAGAGGTTGTGGGCCTACCTTACAGTGAAGCAGCTTCTGGACAGACA GGTGCTTCTTAAAGGACAGGAGAAAgaggatgaaaaaaaagaagctctCAAACTCTCCCTGAAATACCAGTTTGTCACTACCCTGACCTCTATGGTTGTCACTAAGCCACAGGAAGGTGAAGTGGAAGTGGCCAACAAACCCAAAGAGGGAAAAGGGGGAGATGGATATACAGCTGATGTTGATTCTGATGATGATGACTCAg CATTTGCTTCTTTTTCAGTTATAAATCATCATCCTGCACAACGTG CCTTCCTATTGCACAGCG ATGCAATGGATTATTCTG ATGCAATGGATTATTCTG TAATGATTCATCATCCTCTACCAACCT ATGGCTCCCCAACTATTCATACAACTACTCCCCCTGCTGTGCAAG TCCATAGCAATCGTTTCCTGCTGCCTGTTGTTGGTCAGTCTAAGCCACTCTGTTTCGACGTTCCTCTTCCTCACAAACTCAGACTCCTGCAGGATTCAGCTTCAG AGTTCTCTATGAACGGAGAGTCTTTGAGTGAAAATCATGGATTCCATCAAATTGCTATTCATTACAAAACTAACCATCATTTGATAATAAGCACAAAGTCTATCAGTTACCATAATGGCCAGGACAAAGTTGAGATTTTGTGGGGCCAGGAACTCACCCAACACAATACAGATGG GGTGTCTCTGGTTGTCCTGGAAAACGAAATGAATGTTACCATGGGAAATATTGGTGTTGTTATTATTTCTCATAAGAAAGATGGGGTCAAGTTTTTGTGGCCTGCCATTTGGGAACATCCAAAAGATGTTAACCTGACAGGTGTTTTAG GAAAGTCTGATATTTCATATGTGAAGACTGAAGGATCACAAACACCAACTCTTAAGATGAAGGACAAGGAGGTGAAGACATATTT GGAGACTGTCAGCGATTACAGATTCCATTCCACTCCTGTTCAGGAATGCTGGCTTGTCCCATTCCAGGCTGTGATGGAGGCAGAGATTTCTGATTTCACTGTCACTCAGCTTTAG
- the LOC113110944 gene encoding inter-alpha-trypsin inhibitor heavy chain H3-like isoform X12: protein MMDRAALQVILLGMFLMSATSDPVKKKKNVDIYSFYINSTVTSRYATTVITSRVANTLNESQEIQFEVKIPKNAFISKFRMTIEGKTYDGVVKEKEAAQQQYNQAVSRGQSAGLVKSVGRTLEDFKTSVTVSAFSKVTFELTYEELLKRRLGKYELLINAQPMQPVADFKIDVHIQEKPGISFLEVKGDLSTGDLANAIKTTRADKDFQVWVTFYPTQDQQTKCKSCGENGLNGDLLITYDVERQNPKGEIMVSKGYFVHYFAPSDVPRISKNVVFIIDRSGSMSGRKIKQTRLALLKILSDLDEDDHFGLITFDSEVSLWKRELLRATEANLENAKSFVKEIRDRGATDINAAVLAGVDMINRHPREGTASILILLTDGDPTTGETNIEKIMSNVKKAIGNKFPLYCLGFGYDVNFDFLTKMSLENSGVARRIYEDSDADLQLQGFYEEVAVPLLTDIQLKYPGGTNLTKTSFSLYFNGSEIVVSGQITDNSVESFTTEVIAVSKGSNVTYQDTIMTKDPSDVPPENENFMQRLWAYLTVKQLLDRQVLLKGQEKEDEKKEALKLSLKYQFVTTLTSMVVTKPQEGEVEVANKPKEGKGGDGYTADVDSDDDDSVINHHPAQRAFLLHSAAMDYSDAMDYSVMIHHPLPTYGSPTIHTTTPPAVQVHSNRFLLPVVGQSKPLCFDVPLPHKLRLLQDSASEFSMNGESLSENHGFHQIAIHYKTNHHLIISTKSISYHNGQDKVEILWGQELTQHNTDGVSLVVLENEMNVTMGNIGVVIISHKKDGVKFLWPAIWEHPKDVNLTGVLGKSDISYVKTEGSQTPTLKMKDKEVKTYLETVSDYRFHSTPVQECWLVPFQAVMEAEISDFTVTQL from the exons ATGATGGATCGAGCAGCTCTCCAGGTGATTCTCTTGGGCATGTTTCTCATGTCAGCCACTTCAGACCCTGTTAAGAAG aaaaaaaatgtggaTATATACAGCTTCTACATTAACTCCACGGTCACCAGTCGCTACGCCACAACAGTCATCACGAGCCGTGTTGCGAACACACTGAATGAATCTCAAGAGATCCAGTTTGAGGTCAAGATTCCCAAGAATGCCTTCATCAGCAAATTCAGAAT GACCATTGAGGGAAAAACATATGATGGGGTTGTGAAGGAAAAAGAAGCAGCTCAGCAGCAATACAATCAAGCAGTATCTCGAGGACAAAGTGCTGGACTGGTCaa ATCTGTTGGAAGGACTTTAGAGGACTTTAAAACCTCAGTGACAGTGTCTGCTTTTAGTAAAGTGACCTTTGAGTTGACCTACGAGGAACTGCTAAAGCGTCGCCTCGGAAAATATGAGCTACTCATCAATGCCCAACCAATGCAGCCGGTGGCTGACTTCAAG ATAGATGTACACATCCAAGAGAAACCAGGAATTTCCTTCTTGGAGGTGAAAGGAGATTTGAGCACCGGTGATCTGGCCAATGCCATCAAAACCACCAGAGCAGACAAAGAC TTTCAGGTATGGGTGACCTTCTACCCCACACAAGATCAACAGACCAAGTGTAAAAGCTGTGGAGAAAATGGGCTGAACGGTGACCTGCTCATAACATACGATGTGGAGAGACAAAATCCCAAAGGAGAAATCatg GTATCAAAAGGCTATTTCGTCCACTACTTTGCTCCATCTGATGTTCCACGTATTTCCAAAAATGTGGTGTTTATCATCGACCGGAGTGGTTCTATGAGCGGCCGAAAaataaaacag ACTCGATTGGCACTGCTAAAGATTTTAAGTGATCTTGATGAGGATGACCACTTTGGATTGATCACCTTTGACAGTGAAGTTAGCTTATGGAAGCGTGAGCTCCTCAGAGCTACTGAGGCAAATCTGGAGAATGCAAAATCTTTTGTGAAGGAGATCAGAGATAGAGGAG CCACGGACATAAACGCTGCAGTTCTAGCAGGAGTGGACATGATCAATCGACATCCACGAGAGGGAACAGCCTCCATCCTGATCCTGCTGACTGATGGAGATCCCACTACAG gtGAAACCAACATAGAGAAGATAATGTCCAATGTGAAAAAGGCCATTGGCAATAAATTTCCCCTCTATTGTCTTGGTTTTGGATATGATGTTAACTTTGACTTCCTGACAAAGATGTCACTGGAAAATAGTGGAGTTGCTCGCAGGATTTATGAAGATTCAGACGCTGATCTACAGCTGCAG GGCTTCTATGAAGAAGTTGCCGTCCCTCTCCTCACTGATATTCAACTTAAATACCCAGGAGGGACAAACCTTACCAAGACCAGCTTTAGTTTGTACTTCAATGGCTCTGAGATTGTGGTGTCAGGACAAATAACAGACAACAGTGTGGAGAGTTTCACCACTGAAGTCATCGCagtatca AAAGGCAGTaatgtgacatatcaggacactaTAATGACAAAAGACCCCAGTGATGTCCCACCTGAGAATGAAAATTTCATGCAGAGGTTGTGGGCCTACCTTACAGTGAAGCAGCTTCTGGACAGACA GGTGCTTCTTAAAGGACAGGAGAAAgaggatgaaaaaaaagaagctctCAAACTCTCCCTGAAATACCAGTTTGTCACTACCCTGACCTCTATGGTTGTCACTAAGCCACAGGAAGGTGAAGTGGAAGTGGCCAACAAACCCAAAGAGGGAAAAGGGGGAGATGGATATACAGCTGATGTTGATTCTGATGATGATGACTCAg TTATAAATCATCATCCTGCACAACGTG CCTTCCTATTGCACAGCG CTGCAATGGATTATTCTG ATGCAATGGATTATTCTG TAATGATTCATCATCCTCTACCAACCT ATGGCTCCCCAACTATTCATACAACTACTCCCCCTGCTGTGCAAG TCCATAGCAATCGTTTCCTGCTGCCTGTTGTTGGTCAGTCTAAGCCACTCTGTTTCGACGTTCCTCTTCCTCACAAACTCAGACTCCTGCAGGATTCAGCTTCAG AGTTCTCTATGAACGGAGAGTCTTTGAGTGAAAATCATGGATTCCATCAAATTGCTATTCATTACAAAACTAACCATCATTTGATAATAAGCACAAAGTCTATCAGTTACCATAATGGCCAGGACAAAGTTGAGATTTTGTGGGGCCAGGAACTCACCCAACACAATACAGATGG GGTGTCTCTGGTTGTCCTGGAAAACGAAATGAATGTTACCATGGGAAATATTGGTGTTGTTATTATTTCTCATAAGAAAGATGGGGTCAAGTTTTTGTGGCCTGCCATTTGGGAACATCCAAAAGATGTTAACCTGACAGGTGTTTTAG GAAAGTCTGATATTTCATATGTGAAGACTGAAGGATCACAAACACCAACTCTTAAGATGAAGGACAAGGAGGTGAAGACATATTT GGAGACTGTCAGCGATTACAGATTCCATTCCACTCCTGTTCAGGAATGCTGGCTTGTCCCATTCCAGGCTGTGATGGAGGCAGAGATTTCTGATTTCACTGTCACTCAGCTTTAG
- the LOC113110944 gene encoding inter-alpha-trypsin inhibitor heavy chain H3-like isoform X11 produces MMDRAALQVILLGMFLMSATSDPVKKKKNVDIYSFYINSTVTSRYATTVITSRVANTLNESQEIQFEVKIPKNAFISKFRMTIEGKTYDGVVKEKEAAQQQYNQAVSRGQSAGLVKSVGRTLEDFKTSVTVSAFSKVTFELTYEELLKRRLGKYELLINAQPMQPVADFKIDVHIQEKPGISFLEVKGDLSTGDLANAIKTTRADKDFQVWVTFYPTQDQQTKCKSCGENGLNGDLLITYDVERQNPKGEIMVSKGYFVHYFAPSDVPRISKNVVFIIDRSGSMSGRKIKQTRLALLKILSDLDEDDHFGLITFDSEVSLWKRELLRATEANLENAKSFVKEIRDRGATDINAAVLAGVDMINRHPREGTASILILLTDGDPTTGETNIEKIMSNVKKAIGNKFPLYCLGFGYDVNFDFLTKMSLENSGVARRIYEDSDADLQLQGFYEEVAVPLLTDIQLKYPGGTNLTKTSFSLYFNGSEIVVSGQITDNSVESFTTEVIAVSKGSNVTYQDTIMTKDPSDVPPENENFMQRLWAYLTVKQLLDRQVLLKGQEKEDEKKEALKLSLKYQFVTTLTSMVVTKPQEGEVEVANKPKEGKGGDGYTADVDSDDDDSVINHHPAQRAFLLHSDAMDYSDAMDYSVMIHHPLPTYGSPTIHTTTPPAVQVHSNRFLLPVVGQSKPLCFDVPLPHKLRLLQDSASEFSMNGESLSENHGFHQIAIHYKTNHHLIISTKSISYHNGQDKVEILWGQELTQHNTDGVSLVVLENEMNVTMGNIGVVIISHKKDGVKFLWPAIWEHPKDVNLTGVLGKSDISYVKTEGSQTPTLKMKDKEVKTYLETVSDYRFHSTPVQECWLVPFQAVMEAEISDFTVTQL; encoded by the exons ATGATGGATCGAGCAGCTCTCCAGGTGATTCTCTTGGGCATGTTTCTCATGTCAGCCACTTCAGACCCTGTTAAGAAG aaaaaaaatgtggaTATATACAGCTTCTACATTAACTCCACGGTCACCAGTCGCTACGCCACAACAGTCATCACGAGCCGTGTTGCGAACACACTGAATGAATCTCAAGAGATCCAGTTTGAGGTCAAGATTCCCAAGAATGCCTTCATCAGCAAATTCAGAAT GACCATTGAGGGAAAAACATATGATGGGGTTGTGAAGGAAAAAGAAGCAGCTCAGCAGCAATACAATCAAGCAGTATCTCGAGGACAAAGTGCTGGACTGGTCaa ATCTGTTGGAAGGACTTTAGAGGACTTTAAAACCTCAGTGACAGTGTCTGCTTTTAGTAAAGTGACCTTTGAGTTGACCTACGAGGAACTGCTAAAGCGTCGCCTCGGAAAATATGAGCTACTCATCAATGCCCAACCAATGCAGCCGGTGGCTGACTTCAAG ATAGATGTACACATCCAAGAGAAACCAGGAATTTCCTTCTTGGAGGTGAAAGGAGATTTGAGCACCGGTGATCTGGCCAATGCCATCAAAACCACCAGAGCAGACAAAGAC TTTCAGGTATGGGTGACCTTCTACCCCACACAAGATCAACAGACCAAGTGTAAAAGCTGTGGAGAAAATGGGCTGAACGGTGACCTGCTCATAACATACGATGTGGAGAGACAAAATCCCAAAGGAGAAATCatg GTATCAAAAGGCTATTTCGTCCACTACTTTGCTCCATCTGATGTTCCACGTATTTCCAAAAATGTGGTGTTTATCATCGACCGGAGTGGTTCTATGAGCGGCCGAAAaataaaacag ACTCGATTGGCACTGCTAAAGATTTTAAGTGATCTTGATGAGGATGACCACTTTGGATTGATCACCTTTGACAGTGAAGTTAGCTTATGGAAGCGTGAGCTCCTCAGAGCTACTGAGGCAAATCTGGAGAATGCAAAATCTTTTGTGAAGGAGATCAGAGATAGAGGAG CCACGGACATAAACGCTGCAGTTCTAGCAGGAGTGGACATGATCAATCGACATCCACGAGAGGGAACAGCCTCCATCCTGATCCTGCTGACTGATGGAGATCCCACTACAG gtGAAACCAACATAGAGAAGATAATGTCCAATGTGAAAAAGGCCATTGGCAATAAATTTCCCCTCTATTGTCTTGGTTTTGGATATGATGTTAACTTTGACTTCCTGACAAAGATGTCACTGGAAAATAGTGGAGTTGCTCGCAGGATTTATGAAGATTCAGACGCTGATCTACAGCTGCAG GGCTTCTATGAAGAAGTTGCCGTCCCTCTCCTCACTGATATTCAACTTAAATACCCAGGAGGGACAAACCTTACCAAGACCAGCTTTAGTTTGTACTTCAATGGCTCTGAGATTGTGGTGTCAGGACAAATAACAGACAACAGTGTGGAGAGTTTCACCACTGAAGTCATCGCagtatca AAAGGCAGTaatgtgacatatcaggacactaTAATGACAAAAGACCCCAGTGATGTCCCACCTGAGAATGAAAATTTCATGCAGAGGTTGTGGGCCTACCTTACAGTGAAGCAGCTTCTGGACAGACA GGTGCTTCTTAAAGGACAGGAGAAAgaggatgaaaaaaaagaagctctCAAACTCTCCCTGAAATACCAGTTTGTCACTACCCTGACCTCTATGGTTGTCACTAAGCCACAGGAAGGTGAAGTGGAAGTGGCCAACAAACCCAAAGAGGGAAAAGGGGGAGATGGATATACAGCTGATGTTGATTCTGATGATGATGACTCAg TTATAAATCATCATCCTGCACAACGTG CCTTCCTATTGCACAGCG ATGCAATGGATTATTCTG ATGCAATGGATTATTCTG TAATGATTCATCATCCTCTACCAACCT ATGGCTCCCCAACTATTCATACAACTACTCCCCCTGCTGTGCAAG TCCATAGCAATCGTTTCCTGCTGCCTGTTGTTGGTCAGTCTAAGCCACTCTGTTTCGACGTTCCTCTTCCTCACAAACTCAGACTCCTGCAGGATTCAGCTTCAG AGTTCTCTATGAACGGAGAGTCTTTGAGTGAAAATCATGGATTCCATCAAATTGCTATTCATTACAAAACTAACCATCATTTGATAATAAGCACAAAGTCTATCAGTTACCATAATGGCCAGGACAAAGTTGAGATTTTGTGGGGCCAGGAACTCACCCAACACAATACAGATGG GGTGTCTCTGGTTGTCCTGGAAAACGAAATGAATGTTACCATGGGAAATATTGGTGTTGTTATTATTTCTCATAAGAAAGATGGGGTCAAGTTTTTGTGGCCTGCCATTTGGGAACATCCAAAAGATGTTAACCTGACAGGTGTTTTAG GAAAGTCTGATATTTCATATGTGAAGACTGAAGGATCACAAACACCAACTCTTAAGATGAAGGACAAGGAGGTGAAGACATATTT GGAGACTGTCAGCGATTACAGATTCCATTCCACTCCTGTTCAGGAATGCTGGCTTGTCCCATTCCAGGCTGTGATGGAGGCAGAGATTTCTGATTTCACTGTCACTCAGCTTTAG
- the LOC113110944 gene encoding inter-alpha-trypsin inhibitor heavy chain H3-like isoform X10 produces MMDRAALQVILLGMFLMSATSDPVKKKKNVDIYSFYINSTVTSRYATTVITSRVANTLNESQEIQFEVKIPKNAFISKFRMTIEGKTYDGVVKEKEAAQQQYNQAVSRGQSAGLVKSVGRTLEDFKTSVTVSAFSKVTFELTYEELLKRRLGKYELLINAQPMQPVADFKIDVHIQEKPGISFLEVKGDLSTGDLANAIKTTRADKDFQVWVTFYPTQDQQTKCKSCGENGLNGDLLITYDVERQNPKGEIMVSKGYFVHYFAPSDVPRISKNVVFIIDRSGSMSGRKIKQTRLALLKILSDLDEDDHFGLITFDSEVSLWKRELLRATEANLENAKSFVKEIRDRGATDINAAVLAGVDMINRHPREGTASILILLTDGDPTTGETNIEKIMSNVKKAIGNKFPLYCLGFGYDVNFDFLTKMSLENSGVARRIYEDSDADLQLQGFYEEVAVPLLTDIQLKYPGGTNLTKTSFSLYFNGSEIVVSGQITDNSVESFTTEVIAVSKGSNVTYQDTIMTKDPSDVPPENENFMQRLWAYLTVKQLLDRQVLLKGQEKEDEKKEALKLSLKYQFVTTLTSMVVTKPQEGEVEVANKPKEGKGGDGYTADVDSDDDDSAFLLHSVPMDYPAAMDYSDAMDYSDAMDYSVMIHHPLPTYGSPTIHTTTPPAVQVHSNRFLLPVVGQSKPLCFDVPLPHKLRLLQDSASEFSMNGESLSENHGFHQIAIHYKTNHHLIISTKSISYHNGQDKVEILWGQELTQHNTDGVSLVVLENEMNVTMGNIGVVIISHKKDGVKFLWPAIWEHPKDVNLTGVLGKSDISYVKTEGSQTPTLKMKDKEVKTYLETVSDYRFHSTPVQECWLVPFQAVMEAEISDFTVTQL; encoded by the exons ATGATGGATCGAGCAGCTCTCCAGGTGATTCTCTTGGGCATGTTTCTCATGTCAGCCACTTCAGACCCTGTTAAGAAG aaaaaaaatgtggaTATATACAGCTTCTACATTAACTCCACGGTCACCAGTCGCTACGCCACAACAGTCATCACGAGCCGTGTTGCGAACACACTGAATGAATCTCAAGAGATCCAGTTTGAGGTCAAGATTCCCAAGAATGCCTTCATCAGCAAATTCAGAAT GACCATTGAGGGAAAAACATATGATGGGGTTGTGAAGGAAAAAGAAGCAGCTCAGCAGCAATACAATCAAGCAGTATCTCGAGGACAAAGTGCTGGACTGGTCaa ATCTGTTGGAAGGACTTTAGAGGACTTTAAAACCTCAGTGACAGTGTCTGCTTTTAGTAAAGTGACCTTTGAGTTGACCTACGAGGAACTGCTAAAGCGTCGCCTCGGAAAATATGAGCTACTCATCAATGCCCAACCAATGCAGCCGGTGGCTGACTTCAAG ATAGATGTACACATCCAAGAGAAACCAGGAATTTCCTTCTTGGAGGTGAAAGGAGATTTGAGCACCGGTGATCTGGCCAATGCCATCAAAACCACCAGAGCAGACAAAGAC TTTCAGGTATGGGTGACCTTCTACCCCACACAAGATCAACAGACCAAGTGTAAAAGCTGTGGAGAAAATGGGCTGAACGGTGACCTGCTCATAACATACGATGTGGAGAGACAAAATCCCAAAGGAGAAATCatg GTATCAAAAGGCTATTTCGTCCACTACTTTGCTCCATCTGATGTTCCACGTATTTCCAAAAATGTGGTGTTTATCATCGACCGGAGTGGTTCTATGAGCGGCCGAAAaataaaacag ACTCGATTGGCACTGCTAAAGATTTTAAGTGATCTTGATGAGGATGACCACTTTGGATTGATCACCTTTGACAGTGAAGTTAGCTTATGGAAGCGTGAGCTCCTCAGAGCTACTGAGGCAAATCTGGAGAATGCAAAATCTTTTGTGAAGGAGATCAGAGATAGAGGAG CCACGGACATAAACGCTGCAGTTCTAGCAGGAGTGGACATGATCAATCGACATCCACGAGAGGGAACAGCCTCCATCCTGATCCTGCTGACTGATGGAGATCCCACTACAG gtGAAACCAACATAGAGAAGATAATGTCCAATGTGAAAAAGGCCATTGGCAATAAATTTCCCCTCTATTGTCTTGGTTTTGGATATGATGTTAACTTTGACTTCCTGACAAAGATGTCACTGGAAAATAGTGGAGTTGCTCGCAGGATTTATGAAGATTCAGACGCTGATCTACAGCTGCAG GGCTTCTATGAAGAAGTTGCCGTCCCTCTCCTCACTGATATTCAACTTAAATACCCAGGAGGGACAAACCTTACCAAGACCAGCTTTAGTTTGTACTTCAATGGCTCTGAGATTGTGGTGTCAGGACAAATAACAGACAACAGTGTGGAGAGTTTCACCACTGAAGTCATCGCagtatca AAAGGCAGTaatgtgacatatcaggacactaTAATGACAAAAGACCCCAGTGATGTCCCACCTGAGAATGAAAATTTCATGCAGAGGTTGTGGGCCTACCTTACAGTGAAGCAGCTTCTGGACAGACA GGTGCTTCTTAAAGGACAGGAGAAAgaggatgaaaaaaaagaagctctCAAACTCTCCCTGAAATACCAGTTTGTCACTACCCTGACCTCTATGGTTGTCACTAAGCCACAGGAAGGTGAAGTGGAAGTGGCCAACAAACCCAAAGAGGGAAAAGGGGGAGATGGATATACAGCTGATGTTGATTCTGATGATGATGACTCAg CCTTCCTATTGCACAGCG TTCCAATGGACTATCCtg CTGCAATGGATTATTCTG ATGCAATGGATTATTCTG ATGCAATGGATTATTCTG TAATGATTCATCATCCTCTACCAACCT ATGGCTCCCCAACTATTCATACAACTACTCCCCCTGCTGTGCAAG TCCATAGCAATCGTTTCCTGCTGCCTGTTGTTGGTCAGTCTAAGCCACTCTGTTTCGACGTTCCTCTTCCTCACAAACTCAGACTCCTGCAGGATTCAGCTTCAG AGTTCTCTATGAACGGAGAGTCTTTGAGTGAAAATCATGGATTCCATCAAATTGCTATTCATTACAAAACTAACCATCATTTGATAATAAGCACAAAGTCTATCAGTTACCATAATGGCCAGGACAAAGTTGAGATTTTGTGGGGCCAGGAACTCACCCAACACAATACAGATGG GGTGTCTCTGGTTGTCCTGGAAAACGAAATGAATGTTACCATGGGAAATATTGGTGTTGTTATTATTTCTCATAAGAAAGATGGGGTCAAGTTTTTGTGGCCTGCCATTTGGGAACATCCAAAAGATGTTAACCTGACAGGTGTTTTAG GAAAGTCTGATATTTCATATGTGAAGACTGAAGGATCACAAACACCAACTCTTAAGATGAAGGACAAGGAGGTGAAGACATATTT GGAGACTGTCAGCGATTACAGATTCCATTCCACTCCTGTTCAGGAATGCTGGCTTGTCCCATTCCAGGCTGTGATGGAGGCAGAGATTTCTGATTTCACTGTCACTCAGCTTTAG